In Thermoanaerobaculia bacterium, the following are encoded in one genomic region:
- a CDS encoding Trm112 family protein, whose protein sequence is MPVDPELLAILICPKTKGPLEKIPLPPEVRASLVERYREKFRDETPVVEEGLYSPEAGLVYPIVSDIPVMLIDEALPASAVGK, encoded by the coding sequence GTGCCGGTCGATCCCGAGCTGCTCGCGATCCTCATCTGCCCGAAGACGAAGGGGCCTCTGGAGAAGATTCCTCTTCCGCCCGAAGTTCGCGCATCGCTCGTCGAACGGTATCGGGAGAAATTCCGCGACGAGACGCCCGTGGTCGAGGAGGGCCTCTATTCGCCGGAGGCGGGGCTCGTCTACCCGATCGTCTCGGACATCCCGGTGATGCTGATCGACGAGGCCCTTCCGGCTTCCGCCGTCGGAAAGTGA